The segment GCGTAGGTTTTGATACAATTCTTTCAAAATTTCATAACCCCTTTGAGGTCATCGAGCTTTTTAATAAGCACAATTTCCAAGATGTGAATGTTCTCTGGTATCACTACCATCCTTCGATGCCATACTTGGCAGATAGTATGCCTCTACAATTTAGAAAGGAAGCAATAAAACTTGAACATAACCCCTCTTCATGGAAAGGAATGTTTTTATGTTCTGCTTTTATCATTGAGGCAACTAAAGTCTAATTATGAATATGCTAACTAAAGAGTTCACAATTGGTGCAGAAATTAAATCTCTTGTGAGAGATTTATTCCCAATATGCAGAAGTCTCACGGGCAACGGAGTTCGTGAAACCTTGCGAATTATTTCAGAAACACTTCCATTAAATTTGGTTGAAATTCCTAGTGGAACAAAAGTATTTGACTGGGAAATACCAAATGAGTGGAATATTGAAGATGCATATATTAAAAATTCTAAGGGCGTACGCATCGTAGACTTTAAGAAGAATAATCTTCATGTAGTTGGTTATTCTACGCCTATAGACAAAAGAATGCCTTTGGCTGAATTAGAAAAGAATTTGCATTCAATTGCAGAGCAACCAGATGCTATCCCATATGTGACTTCGTACTATAATAAGAATTGGGGATTTTGTTTAACTCATAACGATCGCGAAAAATTACAAGAAGATGATTACCATGTCGTAATAAAGAGCACTCTTGAGCCTGGGAGTTTGACTTATGCTGAAACATTCATCCCGGGAGAGTCTGACCAAGAGATTTTGCTTTCCAGTTATGTTTGTCACCCTTCTATGGCTAACAATGAACTTTCAGGGCCATCTGTCCTAGCATATATAGGAAAATGGCTTCTTGAGAAAAAAAGAAGATACAGCTATAGAATAATACTTATACCTGAAACAATTGGGTCTATTACGTATATTTCTAAAAATTTTGAACAATTAAAAAAGAACACGATAGCAGGATTTAATCTTTCATGTATCGGAGATGAAAGACACTATTCTAATATTGAAACTAGGTACGGAGAGACTCTCTCAGATCGCGTTGTGAAAAACCTATTTAAATATGATTTCAAGAACAACACTACTTATTCTTTTTTAGAACGTGGCAGTGATGAGCGTCAATTCTGTAGTCCGGGAGTTGATTTACCCATCGTAGGACTATGTCGAAGCAAATACAATACGTATCCAGAGTATCACACTTCATTAGATAATTTAGATTTAGTAACTGCCGCAGGGCTAAGTGGAGGATATCAACTTGTTAAAGAAAGTATTACCTCTATTGAAAAAAATTACACATACAAAGTAAACAATTTATGTGAACCTCAACTTGGCAAAAGAGGATTATATCCCAATATAAGTCAGAAGGGACATTATGGCACAGTAAATGCGATGATGAACTTTCTTGCGTACGCGGATGGGACAAACGATTTAATCAGCATTAGTGATAGAATCGGCGTCCCTATGCACGAGTTATTTCCAATAGTTCAAAAGATGTATGACAATGGTTTAATTTCAACGATTGAAACCTGTTAAGAGGAACCTCCCACCCCCTAAAAAACCGGAAAATCATCAAAAAAGGTTCCCAATACTAACTTTTATTCAATCATTTCAACGCATACAAGCGACTTCTCTGACTTGACATGCAGGAACAGCAGTTCAAAACTGCTCATGCCTATCATTAAATAAAAAAAGGCTGGTTATCTTTCGATAACCAGCCTTTTTTCGTTTTTGAAAAATAACTGCGAACTTGGCAAGCAAATCTACTCAGCATCAGGTGCTGGTAAAGGATTAGCAAGAGAATGTGCCAGCATTGCATCCATCAAATTTTCGGTATTTGCTGCCTCGTCGTCAGAACCCATCTCTTTTAATCCTACAAAGGCCTCACGAACCATATTCAGCCCTTCTTCACGGCTACCTGAAACATAAAGAAGCTGACCAAGAAGCTCACCGATAGGACAAATGTAGGATAAATCTCCAAGATCTTTGACTAGAGAATAGGCCTCAATCAGCATGAGCAAAGCTTTTTCCTTATTATCTCTGGAAATCTCTATCTGTGCCATCTCAAAAAGAGTTAGCCCACGCCCTTTGGAATCATCATTGTTCTTACATTCCTTAAGATGCTCTTCAAGCTGCGCAAGCGCTTCCTCAATCTGATCATTTTGCGTAGAATTATTCATAGACATTATTTATTAGATCTCCATATTTGAAATAATTTTTAATTAAAGAGTTATCTGGGTTACCCGCAAGAACTGTGGCTATTTTTATTTTTTCATCTTCCGTTTTCTATAAATTCTTCAATAGACAAGTCAACCTCAAGTATTTTTCCCCATAGCAGCGCACTCTTTTGATCATTTCGAAAAGTTGCCGGAATAACCGGAAGCCGTTCACAAGTAGCATTTTTCTCATTATTATAATAAACTGCTATCATTTCCCATTTTGGAGTCAGGAGACGTTATGCTACGCAATGCTACTTTTCTTACCGCCATGGCCCTAACATCCGCAGTAATGATTTGGGGGATAATTGATATCGCCGGCTTGGCAACTTTCGCCGACACCACAGTGCGTACCCTTTTTCAGAGCAGAGGCTGGTTTGTGATGCTCACGGTCACGATACTGCTTGTGTGCTGTGTGGTGCTAGCTTTGGGTCCTGCCGGAAAAATCCGTCTGGGTGCGGACGATGATCGACCTGAGTTCTCCACATTCAGTTGGTTATCCATGATGTTCGCCGCAGGCATGGGTGTCGGCCTGCTCTTTTACGGCGTTGCAGAACCAATGACTCACTACAATTTCATGAGCCAATTAATGAAACCACAACAAGCGGCCACCAACGCACTTAGTTTAACGGTTTTTCATTGGGGATTTCACGCTTGGGCCATTTATGGATTAGTGGGACTTGTGATCGCATATTTCGGTTTTCGGCATAACAAGCCACAATTGCTGAGCGCGCCTATCAACGCTGTTTTCGGAAAAAGCTGGTGGGCCAAGCCAACAGGCTTCGTGGTGGACGTGCTGACAATTTACGCCATAGCTATCGGCTTAGCCGGGTCATTCGCCATGGGTGTTTTCCAAGCGCAAAGCGGCATCGTAAGAATATTAGGCATTGCTGACCCAGGCCTTCCCCTTTCACTGATAATATTCGCAGTCCTGTTCGTGGCGTATTTATTACCGCTCATGCGCGACCTTGGTTCTGGCATGGCCACACTCTCCAACACGGCAATCATCATTACGGTGACCTTGCTGCTGTATGTGTTGCTCGCCGGCCCCACGCATTTTCTCATGGGCACGGTAGTACAAACTATGGGCGTCTATATTACGGACTTTTTCCCCCACGGATTCGCGGTGTATACTTTCTGGGATGACACGGTGCAACACTGGTTTTCAAGCTGGACATTGAACTACATGGCCTGGTGGCTAGCCTGGGCGCCGTTTGTGGGAGTGTTCATAGCGCGCATCTCCAAGGGCAGAACCATTCGCGAATTCCTAGCTGGCGTACTTTTAGCCCCCACGGGCTTTTCACTCTTATGGTTCAGCATTTTGGGCGCAATGGGGTTTTTCCAAACCTACAATCAGGTATATGACCCCACCATTGTGCAGACAAATATCAACGGTTCCACGTTTGCACTTTTGGAAACACTGCCCGGCGCAACCATCACCTCATTACTCACCCTGACCTCAGCTCTGCTGTTTATCATAACAAGCGTAGTCAGTGCCGCATATGTTTTGGCAATGTTCTCCGTAGGGGGCGACCAAAATCCTCCCACAAAGATGAAACTCACATGGGGCGCCATCCTCGGAGCACTGGGGTTAATCATGATACTTACGGACAGCATTGAGGCGGTAAAGGCAATCATCGCCCTGAGCGCGAACCCGTTCGTGTTTATTGTGCTCCTGCTAATGGTGTGCCTGTTGAAATCGTTAAAAATGGAAGCAGCAAAAACAAAAAAAGGAGCGGAGTAATGAACGCGAGCTTGTTGGATACTATTTTAAACATTTGGGTATTCGTTTTTATTGGTTTTTTGGTGTACCTATATTTTCGAAAAGAGAAAGAGTAGAATCGCTCATCATGACATCGAAGGTTTGACCTTGATACAGATTTTACGGACATCAACGCGCGCTTTGCAAAAGACAAAACTCTCTCCCTTTGGAATTCGACAGCAAAGGAAAATTAAAATGATATATTACACTCAATTCAAGACTCGTTTGTGGGAAATAATCCTAGTAGGTAACGAATTAGGACTTTCTAACCTGCACATGGTCACTGAGGCGGGTAAACGGAATTTCGAAATTTCGGACAAGTGGCAACGAAACGACTCCTTTTTTGAAACAATCAAGGAACAGATACTTGAATACTTTGCCGGACAACGAAAACAGTTCGACATCACTTTAAATCCACAAGGTACTGATTTCCAAAAACGAGTTTGGGAACAACTTTACGCTATCCCTTTCGGAGAGATACGAACATACAAAGATATCGCCATTGCCATAGGTAATAAAAAAGCCTGCAGAGCTGTGGGAATGGCTAATTCAAAAAACCCCCTTCCACTCATTGTACCTTGCCACCGTGTCATTGGCAGCAACGGCAAATTGACAGGTTTTGCGCATGGGCTGAAAGCCAAAGAACAATTACTTAAACTTGAAAACTACCCCGAATAAAGAGAATAAGGAAACATATGTTAGCCGTAATTTTTGAAGTAACCCCCACCAAAGAAGGGAAAGAAGAATACCTTGAAATAGCATCAAAGCTTCGCGTCTTTCTGCAAGATCAAAAAGGGTTCATCTCTATTGAAAGGTTCCAAAGCCTAGTCGAAGAAGACAAAGTACTCAGCCTTTCTTTTTGGGAAAATGAAGCTGACATCGAAGTCTGGCGCAATCTTTTGGAACATAGACATGGACAGCAAACAGGAAAAGAAAAACTGTTTCATTCATACAGAATCCGAGTGGCCGAAGTAGTGCGTGACTATACAGAAATTGAACGGAAAGAAGCTCCAAGCGATTCAAACCGCACACTTTGTTAAGAACTGATCGCGCCTGCCATTAGCCCGTCCTGTTTCGAAAATCAATGCATTACGAATGTACTTTTTATATCATAATCTTTTTATTTTAAAAAAAGGGACACTAAAATAAATATCAATGAGGTTAGTACCTTAAACATCTTTTCTTATCAAACAACAATCAAGTTTACTTCGTGTAAATGTGCGTATTATAAATCTTTAAATCAATAGTAGTTGTATTAATAATTACATTGAATAGTACATTAAAGTGTAACAAATTTCACAATGCAGTTCCAAAGAGTATCTTTTTACACATACTAAAGAAGGAAGAACTATGAGAACATTATGTTTTGCTTTAATTTTGTTTCTGTCGTTACCAGCCTCTATTTATGCCGCTGCTATACCAATAGTATTCAAACTTAACGCTAAACATGATCCGGATAAAGTTTACGCTACCTTCTACAATTGTGTGGGGGCTACTCCAGCTCCAAGCATAACAGGAACCTATAATAACGCAGAAGGGACCGGCATAGCCTTGAGCACGACGCGCTCATATAAGATGTCAGAGCTGACCTCTTCCAGTTCAATTGCCACCGGAGTTCCGGCGGGAGTCCCGGCGGTGCTTATCAGCGACTTCAACTCTGGAAGAATTTATATTTCTTATGATCAAGCTATGGGTTCATTTGGCTGCACGCAGCCTTCAACGGAACCAACATCAAATGATCCAAGCTTAGGGATTCGCTTTCAGCCTATGGAGCTTGATATTGAAAGCGGCTCAGTGGGAGGCGTGATGACGCCTATAATCAATACAAATCTTACTTATATTGATTATGCAGCGATAGCATTATCACTTACGGTCAAAAATGCCACATCAACAATTGCCAACAACCCATTGATGACCTCGGTTTCCAGTGAACTTCTTACAGATATTCTTGGCAAAACAACCATAGAAAATTACTCAACAGTAAGACCCTCTGCTTCCGACAAGCTCCCCAGTACAAATTTTACTCGTGTCCTATCCCCAACCTCAGCTGACAAAGTTAGAAAGTTCAATGATTGGACAAACTATCTAAAAACAACACTTTTCGCGTCTACAACAACCAACAATAAGCCTATAAAAATTAAAGGTTTTTTTGCCGGAGTAGGCGGGCAACCCGCAAATAACGGCGGATTGGCAACTGATCGAGAAGCGAGGAATCAAACTCAAAGTTATGATTATCTTGTAAAATTTGGTGCAAACGGAGACGCAACCATGACCGCGCAGGCCGGGTCCGGAGACGGAACAGTAGCCGGTGCGGGAGCGAATACAGGGCAAGGTGTCGGTGCAGTTAACGTTACCATAACTTTTGCGGCTCTCAATGCGTCTACCGGAATTTACGGCAACAACCCTGCATATACCTATGGAGTTACAACCACTACCGGAGTCGAAAATGATTTTTATGGATGGGTAGTCGGTGATTTGCTTGCAGGGCTAAGCTGGGGACTCGCAGGAAGTCCTGTAAAATTCAATGCAACTTCAGCTCAAAATATTCCAATCGGGGATATAACAAGCGCGGAATGGTACGGAGGCCTTAAGTCTACCGGAGGGGCATATAGCGTACCGCTTTCTCCAGTTGGAAAGGGTTATATTTACGGCAAGGCCCAACCTGGCAACCCAACAAATTATCATACTTACGCCGCAGGATTAGTTGGAATTACCGGAGCCTATGGATTTGGACTACAAGACCGTGCCGGAGCAACCCTGATGAACTTCAACAGGATAGCCCAGCCCAATGGATACCTTGAGATCGGTATAGATACTGAAAACCATGCAGTGATTGGAGCAAGCCCTTCACAGCAATCAGGTGTTACAGTCACAGTTGACGAGTTTGGTTCTAAAGATATGGGAGCCAGCGAACTGAAGACCACATACTCTGTTGAGGATTTCACTACGTACTCAACAGTTTGCTCCTTCAATGCTTCCATCAATGTCAATGGCGGGTACGGAGTTTTCATGATAAATTCCAACAGCCTGCCTGCGGGATCACCGACGGCACTACGGCTAATTAAGCTTTATGAATCCAACGGAACATCTGCGTTCTTCGGTAATTACGCTGCAACGGGCCCGATTTACTCTGACGGGTCGTGGTGGCTGACAGATCTTTCCGGCAATCATATTTTACCCAGTGATAAAATCATTACCGGAGATCATTATTATGCACATTTTGTTGTGAAAGATAATGGTAAGTATGACGAAAATCCAGCCCTCGGTCAGATTACAGACCCGATTGCACTAGGTACTGACACCTCTGGCTCCGGGTGTGTACTAAACTCAGAAGCTAATTTCACTTTTGAGCTTGCAGGACTATTTCTCGCAGCCCTGATTCTTGCATGTTTCCGCAAGAAGGATGATTATAAGAGTCTAAAATAATTATATTAGAATGAGGGTCGTCTTATAAGTATAGATCGACAGCAATTCTGAGGCCGGTTATCGAAAGGTAGCCGGCCTTTTTTTGTGGGGAATAGGCTAAGAAACTTCTACTGTATAGCAACACCAATTATTATGATCAAAACACTCTGGGCCAATTTTTTACTTCAATAATGCCATATTTACACAACACTCACGGAATGTTATTATATGAACATTAACTGTGCTGATGCATTATTAGTTATCATATTATCAACCTTACATTTCGCATAAAACATACACCACTAATTGATGAATTGGCTTATTCGCCAGCAGCCTAAAAAATAAAGAAATAAAATTTATTTCGCCTTAACCTATAATCAACAATAAGACAAAAAACATGCAAGAACAATTTTTACTATATGAAGTTCTTTCCCCTGACCAAAGAATAATTGTTGATGCTGTAAAAAAACATTGTTCTAGTGTTATGGACTTTAATCCAAGATTCAGCTTCTTTACGCTTCATGGATCAACTCATATTGAAAACCTTGTTACTATAGCCAATAATCTCATAGATGGTGGAATTAAATTACAAGAAAATGAGGCTTTTTATTTATACTTATCCATTTGTCTCCACGATATAGGAATGACAATTCCTCTCAAAGACCTTGAAACAAAATCCATATTCAAAGGTCTTGAGCTTATCTCAGACCCAACATACGCTGAAAACTTTATTCGTGAGAATCACCACGATTTAATAGATGAATATGTTGCTTCCAATTTTAGTTTTTTAGCTTCGCTGGACATAGCCCCTTCTACTATTGCAATCGTTAAAGAAATATGCAGAGCTCATCGTAGAGTTAATTTAGGTGATCTTAGTGGACACGAAAAAAACGTTGGAGCGTTGCTTAGATTGATTGACGAGTTAGATATTGGCCCAAGTCGAGCGCCGATATCAACTTTAAATGCTAAATATAAAGAAATGGATTCAACCTCATGCTGGCACTGGTTTAAACATAACATTACGCAAGACTGGCAACTTCACCATAACATGAGATACGTCACTCGAAATAACAAAAAAAGCATTGAATTCATTGTTGTTGTGAGCCCTCCCCAAGAATCAAGTATTCCTTACTGGTTAAAGCAATGTATTCGTCCTTTACAAAAAGTTTTAGAGGATGAAAAAGTCTCTTCCATAATTGACGAAAGATGGAATACTAAAATTACTATTCACTATGGAAGTCAGATGTCTAAGAAAAATTATCTTGGAGATGACTGGAACGAAATTGAACAAATAGCCCTTTCTTCTGGAAAAAAGACCATTCTTCTTATTGATGATGAAAGTAGAAAAATGGAAGATCTATTTCTCCCTCTTATGGAAAACTATCATATTATGTACTCTGTAAATGCCAAAGATGCATTTACAAAACTTGCTGCAACTCAAATTGATTTAGCAATTGTCGACATGCAAATTGGATCTGGAGACCTCTGGAGTGCTCAGGAAACTCAAAATTGCAAAACAACAGGGGTTAATATTTGTAACAAAATATTAACAGACCATCCCACCACCCAAATTGGAGTTCTTACTGGTACCCGCCACGAAGTAGAAGGATTGTCATTCGATAAATTAGCTTTCTTTTGTAAAAAACCAATTCAACCTTCTCATTTTGAAAAAAGGGTAAATGATGTTCTTAGATAATGACACTATTCACATTGACGAAAGCTCTGAGGGAATATGGAGCTTGGTCGACGTTTTACTAGAAGAAGTTAATGATGAGTTCAACTTATCGGCGTCAATCCTCATGAAATGCCAAACAGCACACAGTTGTAGTCTCTTGTCTTGCTCTAACATTGATAAATCTCCCCTTGAAGGAGGAGAAAAACAACTAGTCTTTCGGCTCATCGATGAATGCGCAAAATACTATAAAGGACCACACGTTCATAAAATTAGTGACGACCTTTTAAAAAAAATAGCCCCCCTAATCAAACGTAGAAACGCTGTTAATCAAATACTATTTATTCCATTTGAACTTTCTTCAGAATTTTTTATTGCTATAGCCTTTCAAAGAAATGCCTCGTTAAAAGAACTCCCACAATCTTTAGCTCCACGATTTTCAGAAATAATTCTCCTTTCTAAAAAAGTTTCTGATATGGATGATCTAATTAACAGACTCCATACTTTAGAAAATTATGTAAAAGAAGTAGGACATGACTTTGCGAGCTCAGTTCAATCCACGTTACCAAAATTGAATAATGTTATAAAAGGACTATACGAAGGCCCTATGGCTATAGACAAGATTAAAGAAGCTAAAAATGAAATATGGGCAGCATATAGACATGCATCTAATCTAGGACTTGTTGTAGACCCTAACTACTCTATTACAAATGGAAATCACTTTAACTTTATCGACGTCGTCGATAATGTTTTAAATCAGTATCAAAGCGAGATTGATGAAAGACATATTAAAGTCACGGTTGAATGCAGTTTACCAAGCCTTAATGTTTGGGGAGACGATGAAGCCATAGCAAGCGCCGTTAGCCATTACCTTATAAACGCAATCAAATACTCTTTCGGTTCATCTACTATTTACATATATATCAATGATGTAAGATCTGAGGTTGAATTCAAAATACGTAACAAAGGCATGAAACTCAACAGAGATGAATATCCCAACCTCTGGAAGTGTGGGTTCAGAGGACGTAACGCATATGAAAGACACGTTAACGGCTGTGGCATTGGACTTTACACGATAAAAAAAATCATTGAAGGGCATGGCGGAAATGTTTGTTGCCGCAATATCCATGAAGACCAAGTTGAATTTTCTTTTCAAATCCCTAAAGACAAAATCTTTATGAAAAAATTGTTATAATTTATCGCTCAAAGAAATTGCCGAAGTTACGCCAAACAAGAGTTATTTGCCTACTCTAAAAAACAGCCCAAAATTATTTCTATAACAAAAGCAAGTTCAATTATTTCAGAGCATGCAAACCGTTCTCTGGCTTGACAGACAAAGAAGTAACAGTTCAGCTTTGCTCGTGCTTAAGATTATGTAAAAAGACCTCATCCCCCCTGCCGCGCAACATCCTTATCAATAGCCTTCCAACCGACAGCGAAGCTCGTCATTTTCTTAATATTCTGAGCAACAGCTTCATTCTTTACGTTAGCGACAAATGTTGTCTCATGATAAGGATAGGCCGTTTTAAAAACCAAATAAGGATACGCGGCAAAGCGTTCTTCTAAGAGGCTGGAGGCTCTCACACCCCCCACTTCATGATATGAAGCGATAGCCGCCCATGATTGCGGATTTTCACTGATATAACGGGCGATATCATCCGCTATATCGACCTCCGCGCCTTCTATGTCTATTTTGAAAAAATCAACACCGCTGGGAGCATGTTCAGCCACTAAATCGTCCAAGGTGATCGCTTGTACGGTGTCGGCAATCGTAGCATTAGCGATACAACTTTCCCCGCCGGACTTGTGCTTAAATCCGACTTCACCGCTTTTGCTGTAAAGGGCCTTCCTGACAAGTTCACAATTGGTGAATCCGTTTTTATCAATATCAGAATCTATAAAATCAGCGCTTTGCTTGTCAGGCTCAAAAAAAATAACCTTTCCTTTCTCAGCAACTGCGCTGAAATACATTCCTGAAATACCGTTCCACGGTCCGGCATCCACAACAACAGAATCCGCAGCAATGGTTCCGGGCAACGTGTATCCTCTCAGTTCACACACAAATTCAAAAAAAGGGCATGCAGACGTCAAAAAACGAGCTTTTCCTATCTTGCATTCCCATGCTTTGTGCTGAAAGGAGTAGCGAGTCATGGGATTATATTTCCAAATCGGCAAATATCCTAAAG is part of the Maridesulfovibrio ferrireducens genome and harbors:
- a CDS encoding sensor histidine kinase, with translation MKCQTAHSCSLLSCSNIDKSPLEGGEKQLVFRLIDECAKYYKGPHVHKISDDLLKKIAPLIKRRNAVNQILFIPFELSSEFFIAIAFQRNASLKELPQSLAPRFSEIILLSKKVSDMDDLINRLHTLENYVKEVGHDFASSVQSTLPKLNNVIKGLYEGPMAIDKIKEAKNEIWAAYRHASNLGLVVDPNYSITNGNHFNFIDVVDNVLNQYQSEIDERHIKVTVECSLPSLNVWGDDEAIASAVSHYLINAIKYSFGSSTIYIYINDVRSEVEFKIRNKGMKLNRDEYPNLWKCGFRGRNAYERHVNGCGIGLYTIKKIIEGHGGNVCCRNIHEDQVEFSFQIPKDKIFMKKLL
- a CDS encoding DUF4910 domain-containing protein → MLTKEFTIGAEIKSLVRDLFPICRSLTGNGVRETLRIISETLPLNLVEIPSGTKVFDWEIPNEWNIEDAYIKNSKGVRIVDFKKNNLHVVGYSTPIDKRMPLAELEKNLHSIAEQPDAIPYVTSYYNKNWGFCLTHNDREKLQEDDYHVVIKSTLEPGSLTYAETFIPGESDQEILLSSYVCHPSMANNELSGPSVLAYIGKWLLEKKRRYSYRIILIPETIGSITYISKNFEQLKKNTIAGFNLSCIGDERHYSNIETRYGETLSDRVVKNLFKYDFKNNTTYSFLERGSDERQFCSPGVDLPIVGLCRSKYNTYPEYHTSLDNLDLVTAAGLSGGYQLVKESITSIEKNYTYKVNNLCEPQLGKRGLYPNISQKGHYGTVNAMMNFLAYADGTNDLISISDRIGVPMHELFPIVQKMYDNGLISTIETC
- a CDS encoding FkbM family methyltransferase produces the protein MDSELIHKFIGQIEKETVEQFQEVENLFCSRDFSLVKIGDWFSVKFSPTLGYLPIWKYNPMTRYSFQHKAWECKIGKARFLTSACPFFEFVCELRGYTLPGTIAADSVVVDAGPWNGISGMYFSAVAEKGKVIFFEPDKQSADFIDSDIDKNGFTNCELVRKALYSKSGEVGFKHKSGGESCIANATIADTVQAITLDDLVAEHAPSGVDFFKIDIEGAEVDIADDIARYISENPQSWAAIASYHEVGGVRASSLLEERFAAYPYLVFKTAYPYHETTFVANVKNEAVAQNIKKMTSFAVGWKAIDKDVARQGG
- a CDS encoding HD domain-containing protein, which gives rise to MQEQFLLYEVLSPDQRIIVDAVKKHCSSVMDFNPRFSFFTLHGSTHIENLVTIANNLIDGGIKLQENEAFYLYLSICLHDIGMTIPLKDLETKSIFKGLELISDPTYAENFIRENHHDLIDEYVASNFSFLASLDIAPSTIAIVKEICRAHRRVNLGDLSGHEKNVGALLRLIDELDIGPSRAPISTLNAKYKEMDSTSCWHWFKHNITQDWQLHHNMRYVTRNNKKSIEFIVVVSPPQESSIPYWLKQCIRPLQKVLEDEKVSSIIDERWNTKITIHYGSQMSKKNYLGDDWNEIEQIALSSGKKTILLIDDESRKMEDLFLPLMENYHIMYSVNAKDAFTKLAATQIDLAIVDMQIGSGDLWSAQETQNCKTTGVNICNKILTDHPTTQIGVLTGTRHEVEGLSFDKLAFFCKKPIQPSHFEKRVNDVLR
- a CDS encoding beta-1,3-glucanase family protein; translation: MRTLCFALILFLSLPASIYAAAIPIVFKLNAKHDPDKVYATFYNCVGATPAPSITGTYNNAEGTGIALSTTRSYKMSELTSSSSIATGVPAGVPAVLISDFNSGRIYISYDQAMGSFGCTQPSTEPTSNDPSLGIRFQPMELDIESGSVGGVMTPIINTNLTYIDYAAIALSLTVKNATSTIANNPLMTSVSSELLTDILGKTTIENYSTVRPSASDKLPSTNFTRVLSPTSADKVRKFNDWTNYLKTTLFASTTTNNKPIKIKGFFAGVGGQPANNGGLATDREARNQTQSYDYLVKFGANGDATMTAQAGSGDGTVAGAGANTGQGVGAVNVTITFAALNASTGIYGNNPAYTYGVTTTTGVENDFYGWVVGDLLAGLSWGLAGSPVKFNATSAQNIPIGDITSAEWYGGLKSTGGAYSVPLSPVGKGYIYGKAQPGNPTNYHTYAAGLVGITGAYGFGLQDRAGATLMNFNRIAQPNGYLEIGIDTENHAVIGASPSQQSGVTVTVDEFGSKDMGASELKTTYSVEDFTTYSTVCSFNASINVNGGYGVFMINSNSLPAGSPTALRLIKLYESNGTSAFFGNYAATGPIYSDGSWWLTDLSGNHILPSDKIITGDHYYAHFVVKDNGKYDENPALGQITDPIALGTDTSGSGCVLNSEANFTFELAGLFLAALILACFRKKDDYKSLK
- a CDS encoding methylated-DNA--[protein]-cysteine S-methyltransferase yields the protein MIYYTQFKTRLWEIILVGNELGLSNLHMVTEAGKRNFEISDKWQRNDSFFETIKEQILEYFAGQRKQFDITLNPQGTDFQKRVWEQLYAIPFGEIRTYKDIAIAIGNKKACRAVGMANSKNPLPLIVPCHRVIGSNGKLTGFAHGLKAKEQLLKLENYPE
- a CDS encoding antibiotic biosynthesis monooxygenase family protein codes for the protein MLAVIFEVTPTKEGKEEYLEIASKLRVFLQDQKGFISIERFQSLVEEDKVLSLSFWENEADIEVWRNLLEHRHGQQTGKEKLFHSYRIRVAEVVRDYTEIERKEAPSDSNRTLC
- a CDS encoding BCCT family transporter, which codes for MLRNATFLTAMALTSAVMIWGIIDIAGLATFADTTVRTLFQSRGWFVMLTVTILLVCCVVLALGPAGKIRLGADDDRPEFSTFSWLSMMFAAGMGVGLLFYGVAEPMTHYNFMSQLMKPQQAATNALSLTVFHWGFHAWAIYGLVGLVIAYFGFRHNKPQLLSAPINAVFGKSWWAKPTGFVVDVLTIYAIAIGLAGSFAMGVFQAQSGIVRILGIADPGLPLSLIIFAVLFVAYLLPLMRDLGSGMATLSNTAIIITVTLLLYVLLAGPTHFLMGTVVQTMGVYITDFFPHGFAVYTFWDDTVQHWFSSWTLNYMAWWLAWAPFVGVFIARISKGRTIREFLAGVLLAPTGFSLLWFSILGAMGFFQTYNQVYDPTIVQTNINGSTFALLETLPGATITSLLTLTSALLFIITSVVSAAYVLAMFSVGGDQNPPTKMKLTWGAILGALGLIMILTDSIEAVKAIIALSANPFVFIVLLLMVCLLKSLKMEAAKTKKGAE